In one window of bacterium DNA:
- a CDS encoding biopolymer transporter ExbD, with protein MQFAPPRRSNRTIINVTSLIDVMFLMLIFVMVTSTFKEPQPAIQLDLPGSTSARAVDEGPSVITLTEQGALYLDRTPIVEAELVAALRARLAESGDDRIVLRADTNSQHGRVVHLIDLIKDSGYARVSLSARVEAAAPGSAP; from the coding sequence ATGCAGTTCGCGCCGCCGCGCCGCAGCAACCGCACCATCATCAACGTGACCTCGCTGATCGACGTCATGTTCCTGATGCTGATCTTCGTGATGGTCACCTCGACCTTCAAGGAACCGCAGCCGGCCATCCAGCTCGACCTGCCGGGCTCGACCAGCGCCCGCGCCGTCGACGAGGGACCCTCGGTGATCACGCTGACCGAACAGGGAGCCCTGTACCTGGACCGGACGCCGATCGTCGAAGCCGAGCTCGTCGCGGCGCTGCGCGCGCGGCTGGCCGAGTCCGGCGACGACCGCATCGTCCTGCGCGCCGACACCAACAGCCAGCACGGCCGCGTCGTGCACCTGATCGACCTCATCAAGGACAGCGGCTACGCGCGCGTGAGCCTGTCCGCGCGCGTCGAGGCCGCCGCCCCCGGGAGCGCGCCTTGA